Below is a genomic region from Nitrospinaceae bacterium.
CCTGAGACGTTCCTTCTCCTGCGTAAGATGCCAGAACCATGACATTCATCGCCGCTATGATTTCGGGAACGTCCTCCCGATGCCCCATGACCGTGACCGCACCCTGCATTTCAGGCGCTCGCGATCTTTCCTTGATTTCTTCATAGCCCGGCCCTGCTCCCACAATGACAAATCGTGCCTCGGGAAATTTCTCCAAAACAAGGGGAACTGCTTCTAAAAAATAATTATGCCCTTTCCAACCGCGAATCACCCCGACTTTACCAATCAGCGGTTGATCCAGTTTTAAACCCAACTCGGTGCGGATTTTTTCTCCCGAAACATTCAAATGAAATCGGCGCATATCGACTCCGGCGGGAATGGACACCACCTGCTCTGGCGTCACCCCTTTGAGTTGGATCATGAGCTCACGGATGGTTTCGCCGCTGGTGAGAATTCTCTTTGGAAATCGGGCGTACAGCCAGTTATTCGGGAAATGATTTTTTACCGGAATGGAAACGTGCCGACTGCGAACGATGGGAATATGGAGGCATTTGCCAATGAAAGACACCAGCCAACTGTCTATAGAA
It encodes:
- a CDS encoding glycosyl transferase, which encodes MLLDRGHRVTVVCQPGSPLEKRCQSIEHPQFKFFSVSMPRPLSPGAFRILCRLIKNSKPDVLHTHSSIDSWLVSFIGKCLHIPIVRSRHVSIPVKNHFPNNWLYARFPKRILTSGETIRELMIQLKGVTPEQVVSIPAGVDMRRFHLNVSGEKIRTELGLKLDQPLIGKVGVIRGWKGHNYFLEAVPLVLEKFPEARFVIVGAGPGYEEIKERSRAPEMQGAVTVMGHREDVPEIIAAMNVMVLASYAGEGTSQVIPQAFAMKTPVVATRGGSIAELFRDGERGVLAEIKSGKSLADGIVKILQNPGWAREMAENAYDYCRKELTWDRKMDQTLEVYYDVLDASLK